A genomic window from Algoriphagus sp. Y33 includes:
- a CDS encoding SRPBCC domain-containing protein encodes MKNQDFTLTLLVDRSPTEVFETIKNVPGWWSGIHGEEFEGEWEKLNDEFSFTAAGGAHYNRQKLIELVPDRKIVWLVTDSELSYIEDTTDWVGTQICFELFEEDNGTKIVFTHKGLTPEVECYGSCSVSWTNYLQSSLLKAINYR; translated from the coding sequence ATGAAGAACCAAGATTTTACGCTGACATTATTAGTGGACCGATCGCCAACCGAGGTGTTCGAGACAATCAAAAATGTACCTGGCTGGTGGTCTGGAATCCACGGGGAGGAATTTGAAGGAGAGTGGGAGAAGCTCAATGACGAATTCTCTTTCACAGCTGCTGGAGGTGCTCATTATAACCGACAGAAGTTGATAGAGCTAGTCCCTGATAGGAAAATAGTCTGGCTTGTGACGGATAGTGAACTTAGCTATATCGAAGATACTACTGATTGGGTGGGCACCCAGATATGCTTTGAGCTTTTCGAAGAAGATAACGGGACAAAAATAGTATTTACTCATAAGGGTTTGACTCCTGAAGTAGAGTGCTATGGAAGCTGTTCTGTTTCATGGACTAATTACCTTCAGAGTAGCCTATTGAAGGCTATCAACTACCGTTAG